A DNA window from Gigantopelta aegis isolate Gae_Host chromosome 4, Gae_host_genome, whole genome shotgun sequence contains the following coding sequences:
- the LOC121370324 gene encoding smad nuclear-interacting protein 1-like, translating to MPRSRSPFYERKQRYQHRHSRSNSPEEYVERKHTHTKKKKHEHRSPVSMGHSRDHQHSKRRRSSSSERGAKRSHHDRRTDTQRLDPYRRIKQEPVDNYTSQQQERERNNRKRAQNRKHRDRENEADGKHTWGRPDQSTSSQPGQPVDKEKPDFEVSGKLTEDTNTYKGVVIKYNEPPEARKPKKRWRLYGFKDDEALPVIQIHRQSAYLLGRDRRVADIPIDHPSCSKQQAALQFRLVEFKRADGTAGRRVRPYVIDLNSANGTFVNNKKIDPQRYVELLEKDVLKFGFSTREYVILHEDIDTSEVQRDEDDDDGDDENRT from the exons atgccTCGCAGTAGATCACCATTTTATGAAAGAAAACAACGATATCAACACCGTCATTCTCGATCGAACAGTCCGGAGGAATATGTG GAGAGAAAGCACACGCacacaaagaagaagaaacacgAACATCGGAGTCCAGTGAGCATGGGACACAGTCGAGATCACCAACATTCCAAGAGAAGACGGAGCAGTTCTAGTGAACGAGGTGCCAAAAGGAGTCATCacgacagacggacagacactCAGAGACTTGATCCTTATCGGCGGATTAAGCAAGAGCCCGTAGATAATTATACCAGTCAGCAACAGGAACGAGAAAGAAACAACCGAAAGAGAGCACAGAACCGAAAACATAGGGACAGGGAGAATGAGGCGGATGGGAAACACACTTGGGGACGTCCTGATCAGTCAACGAGCAGTCAACCCGGCCAGCCTGTTGATAAAGAAAAACCAGATTTCGAAGTTTCTGGAAAATTGACTGAAGACACGAACACGTACAAAGGTGTGGTTATCAAGTACAATGAACCACCTGAGGCAAGGAAGCCCAAAAAGAGGTGGCGTCTTTACGGGTTTAAGGATGATGAAGCACTGCCTGTTATACAGATTCATCGACAGAGTGCCTACCTTTTAGGCAGAGATCGCCGCGTTGCCGACATTCCCATAGACCACCCATCTTGTTCAAAACAACAGGCAGCTTTACAATTCAGACTTGTCGAGTTCAAGAGGGCAGATGGGACAGCCGGTCGAAGGGTGCGACCATATGTTATCGATCTGAACTCTGCCAACGGGACATTTGTGAACAATAAGAAGATTGATCCTCAGAGATACGTGGAACTGCTGGAAAAGGACGTGTTGAAGTTTGGTTTCAGTACTCGGGAGTATGTCATCTTGCACGAGGATATAGACACATCTGAAGTACAgcgtgatgaagatgatgatgatggtgatgatgaaaaCAGAACTTAA
- the LOC121372000 gene encoding biogenesis of lysosome-related organelles complex 1 subunit 3-like isoform X1: MEDRKVYRTVVEGEASESDDDDADKCPSATDAPQGVVVSGEAPESDEEVDTSNQNNQELPVLKVDFQKCETDQAIDPSKLPTLETTRMVTSRPKYDTLLHRKLREKNLAFHHHLVEIGSQAYLSSAKQLQNITQNLLKSHKAIQDISHNMRLLTNDLFHLEDKIDIIATCHLLPDINISK, from the exons ATGGAAGATCGTAAAGTCTATCGAACAGTCGTTGAGGGAGAAGCTTCAGAATCCGACGACGATGATGCTGATAAATGTCCATca GCTACAGATGCACCACAGGGGGTGGTTGTCTCTGGAGAGGCACCCGAATCAGACGAAGAAGTTGATACAAGTAATCAAAACAACCAAGAGCTGCCTGTTCTAAAAG TTGATTTTCAGAAATGTGAAACTGACCAGGCGATTGATCCATCAAAGCTTCCTACACTAGAAACAACAAGGATGGTAACTAGCAGGCCAAAGTATGATAC gtTACTTCACAGAAAACTGA ggGAGAAAAATCTTGCATTCCATCATCATCTGGTTGAGATAGGAAGTCAAGCTTACTTGTCATCAGCGAAACAGCTACAGAACATTACACAAAACCTGCTGAAATCACATAAAGCTATTCAG gatATTTCCCACAACATGCGTCTTTTAACAAACGACTTGTTTCACCTGGAAGACAAGATTGACATCATTGCAACTTGCCATCTTCTACCAGACATCAATATATCTAAATGA
- the LOC121372000 gene encoding biogenesis of lysosome-related organelles complex 1 subunit 3-like isoform X2 encodes MMLINATDAPQGVVVSGEAPESDEEVDTSNQNNQELPVLKVDFQKCETDQAIDPSKLPTLETTRMVTSRPKYDTLLHRKLREKNLAFHHHLVEIGSQAYLSSAKQLQNITQNLLKSHKAIQDISHNMRLLTNDLFHLEDKIDIIATCHLLPDINISK; translated from the exons ATGATGCTGATAAAT GCTACAGATGCACCACAGGGGGTGGTTGTCTCTGGAGAGGCACCCGAATCAGACGAAGAAGTTGATACAAGTAATCAAAACAACCAAGAGCTGCCTGTTCTAAAAG TTGATTTTCAGAAATGTGAAACTGACCAGGCGATTGATCCATCAAAGCTTCCTACACTAGAAACAACAAGGATGGTAACTAGCAGGCCAAAGTATGATAC gtTACTTCACAGAAAACTGA ggGAGAAAAATCTTGCATTCCATCATCATCTGGTTGAGATAGGAAGTCAAGCTTACTTGTCATCAGCGAAACAGCTACAGAACATTACACAAAACCTGCTGAAATCACATAAAGCTATTCAG gatATTTCCCACAACATGCGTCTTTTAACAAACGACTTGTTTCACCTGGAAGACAAGATTGACATCATTGCAACTTGCCATCTTCTACCAGACATCAATATATCTAAATGA